One window of the Desulfurispira natronophila genome contains the following:
- a CDS encoding helix-turn-helix transcriptional regulator yields the protein MDKKFDTLLRQWKMLQLLPRRRKIDARTLQQSLHDDGFDVTIRTIQRDLQSLSSVFPIASDESKPIGWSWAEGGESFSIPGMDTTAALTLRMVDEYLSKLLPKSCVDSLSPHIERAKTILDQHTDNSLGEWPDKIRIIPRSMPLQPAQVAPHVLEVVTDALLDERRFLAKYCRRGESDVREYLVNPLALVVSDQVMYLVCTLREYDDIVLLAMHRFQEAWLTDKPGKRPKGFDLDAYLASGALGFPTHKPCSIKLKVIFGKDAATHLGESPLCEDQIMKIRPDGQVQVEAKVQDTQQLRWWLLGFGDQVEVLAPKTLRQEFAEKSARMAERYG from the coding sequence ATGGACAAGAAATTCGATACCCTTTTGCGTCAGTGGAAAATGCTGCAACTTCTGCCCCGCAGGCGCAAGATTGATGCTCGCACTTTGCAGCAGAGCTTGCACGATGACGGCTTTGACGTCACTATCCGCACTATCCAGCGCGATCTGCAAAGCCTATCCAGCGTCTTCCCTATTGCCAGCGACGAGAGTAAGCCGATTGGCTGGTCATGGGCCGAAGGCGGCGAATCTTTCAGTATTCCCGGCATGGATACCACTGCAGCCCTGACCCTGCGTATGGTGGATGAGTACCTGAGCAAGCTGCTTCCCAAAAGCTGCGTTGATTCACTTTCTCCCCATATCGAGCGTGCCAAAACCATTCTCGATCAGCATACCGACAACTCACTGGGTGAATGGCCCGACAAGATTCGCATTATTCCCCGCTCTATGCCTCTGCAGCCAGCGCAGGTTGCTCCTCATGTTTTGGAGGTGGTGACCGATGCGCTTCTTGACGAGAGGCGATTTTTGGCAAAGTACTGTCGGCGTGGTGAGTCTGATGTCAGGGAATACCTGGTCAATCCACTGGCATTGGTGGTCAGCGATCAGGTGATGTACCTGGTTTGCACTCTGCGCGAATATGATGACATCGTCCTGCTGGCCATGCATCGCTTTCAGGAAGCCTGGCTCACTGATAAACCGGGCAAGCGCCCAAAAGGCTTTGACCTTGATGCCTATCTCGCCAGTGGTGCTTTGGGATTCCCCACTCATAAGCCGTGCAGCATAAAGCTCAAGGTAATTTTTGGCAAAGATGCCGCAACTCACCTTGGCGAGAGCCCTCTTTGCGAAGATCAGATAATGAAGATACGGCCTGATGGCCAAGTGCAGGTTGAGGCAAAAGTGCAGGATACGCAGCAACTGCGCTGGTGGTTGCTGGGTTTTGGTGATCAAGTAGAGGTGCTTGCACCCAAAACGCTGCGGCAGGAGTTTGCTGAAAAATCTGCGCGAATGGCAGAGCGGTACGGGTAA
- a CDS encoding type II toxin-antitoxin system HipA family toxin: MTARSAQVWWQDRNVGTIREDERGIIHFRYSDEWLHRDDFPVSISLPLHKADQELEAHSFFAGLLPEGATRQRICRQQGINQSDDMGLLLAIGEDCAGALSVLPPDIRPELGSSTPVALPQEDFERLLRKKGQVQGTAVASAQRFSLAGAQDKLPVIRRQEQLFLPDAHHPSSHIIKFETLNRVCFAEYMAGRIAHSIGLPVVSTSYRTTVVGKSTLQWLEVERYDRVKDSKGRLVRLHQEDILQALGMPVSMKYQSDGGPSIAQIGELLRQHLDRPAIALSQLRDWQICNFLIGNWDGHAKNLALLYTPGSAAPTLAPFYDLVAIEFLNQLTPGSYARDMALFVGSEKNPERITKAQWEEMARQLSMPPKPLLQRVRELAEQLPGIATACREEFAREHGDRALYDKLVGMVRKRSRWTLKTMAG, from the coding sequence ATGACAGCGCGAAGTGCCCAGGTCTGGTGGCAAGACAGAAATGTTGGCACTATACGTGAGGACGAGCGGGGGATAATCCACTTCCGGTATAGTGATGAGTGGCTGCACCGTGACGATTTTCCTGTCTCCATCAGCCTTCCACTCCACAAAGCAGATCAGGAGCTTGAGGCCCACAGTTTTTTTGCGGGATTACTCCCTGAAGGGGCAACTCGTCAGCGTATCTGCCGCCAACAAGGTATCAACCAAAGTGATGACATGGGCCTGCTGCTGGCAATCGGAGAGGATTGTGCCGGTGCCCTGAGTGTACTGCCGCCTGATATTAGGCCGGAACTGGGCAGCTCGACCCCGGTGGCGCTCCCGCAAGAAGATTTTGAGCGTTTACTTCGCAAAAAAGGTCAGGTTCAGGGGACTGCCGTTGCATCGGCACAGCGCTTTTCCCTGGCAGGAGCGCAAGACAAACTGCCGGTGATCCGCAGGCAGGAGCAACTCTTTTTGCCAGACGCCCACCACCCTTCCAGTCACATTATAAAGTTCGAAACCCTCAACCGGGTCTGCTTTGCCGAGTATATGGCTGGGCGCATAGCACACAGCATAGGCCTGCCAGTCGTTTCTACGAGTTATCGCACAACAGTAGTCGGCAAAAGCACACTTCAGTGGCTGGAAGTTGAGCGTTATGATCGGGTGAAAGATTCAAAGGGAAGGCTGGTGCGACTGCACCAGGAAGATATACTCCAGGCCTTGGGGATGCCGGTGAGCATGAAGTACCAGAGCGATGGTGGCCCCTCCATTGCCCAGATAGGCGAGCTGCTGCGGCAGCATCTGGATCGTCCAGCCATTGCACTGTCCCAGCTGCGGGACTGGCAGATTTGCAATTTTTTGATTGGAAACTGGGATGGTCACGCCAAAAACCTGGCCTTGCTCTACACCCCCGGCTCAGCTGCACCAACACTGGCGCCATTTTACGATCTGGTTGCCATAGAGTTCCTGAATCAGTTGACACCGGGAAGCTATGCCCGTGACATGGCGCTCTTTGTGGGCAGTGAGAAAAACCCCGAGCGTATAACCAAAGCACAGTGGGAGGAAATGGCCAGACAACTTTCCATGCCGCCAAAGCCATTGCTGCAGCGGGTGAGAGAGCTTGCAGAGCAGTTGCCGGGAATCGCAACAGCTTGCCGTGAGGAATTTGCCAGAGAGCATGGAGACAGGGCCCTTTACGACAAGCTGGTTGGCATGGTGCGCAAGCGCAGCCGCTGGACACTGAAGACAATGGCCGGATGA
- a CDS encoding helix-turn-helix domain-containing protein, protein MPKFTNQENSNGCQHILSPAELGRLFREERKRQGLTLEELYSLTGLSIRFLSEFERGKASASLGRVMVALQALGLEMLIVPRSKFGAAQPAIPPKPTQENSP, encoded by the coding sequence ATGCCAAAATTTACGAATCAGGAAAATTCAAATGGCTGCCAGCATATCCTCAGCCCCGCTGAGTTGGGAAGGCTTTTCCGAGAAGAGCGCAAACGCCAGGGGCTCACTCTGGAAGAGCTATACAGCCTTACGGGGCTGTCCATACGCTTTCTCTCTGAGTTTGAGCGGGGCAAAGCCAGTGCTTCCCTGGGGCGGGTGATGGTAGCGTTGCAGGCCCTGGGACTGGAAATGCTGATTGTTCCGCGCTCCAAATTTGGCGCTGCACAACCCGCCATTCCGCCAAAACCCACGCAGGAGAACTCCCCATGA
- a CDS encoding type II toxin-antitoxin system HipA family toxin, whose amino-acid sequence MKVLPVTMLNVLFHQGFCPPIRVGRLALSQRRIAFEYDTEFIGHSLELSPFKLPLQAGVAFSDPKVFEGLFGLFNDSLPDGWGRLLLDRQLRKHAIDVRRLTPLDLLALVGANGMGALSYEPQQPVISTAPGEISLDTLCRESWELLQGNDSKCLEDLLLLSGSSAGARPKVMVDIVNGDIVKAGSGTADAESWVVKFRATSDPADIGVIEYAYSLMAKDAGIEIPATKLFRTERGMYFGVKRFDRAAGRRIHVHSLAGLLHADHRTPCLDYDDVLKATTLVTRSFQETQKAFALACFNVLCHNRDDHSKNFSCLLDDTCQWKFAPAYDLTFSYGPGGEHSTMVMGEGRNPGRKHLLELGKAHGIKSAAAILERVRSTVLRFNEFADLAGVSEQSTALIEDSIQRQCAL is encoded by the coding sequence ATGAAGGTCTTGCCTGTTACGATGCTCAACGTCCTTTTTCACCAGGGCTTTTGCCCACCGATACGGGTAGGGCGACTTGCTTTGTCCCAGCGCCGCATCGCCTTTGAGTACGACACTGAGTTTATCGGCCACTCTCTTGAGCTCTCTCCTTTCAAGCTCCCACTGCAAGCGGGGGTCGCGTTTAGCGATCCTAAGGTATTTGAAGGGCTTTTCGGACTGTTCAATGACAGCCTGCCTGACGGATGGGGACGACTGTTGCTCGATCGCCAGCTGCGCAAGCATGCTATTGATGTTCGCCGTCTCACCCCACTGGATCTTTTGGCTCTTGTGGGGGCCAATGGCATGGGCGCACTGAGCTATGAGCCTCAGCAACCTGTGATCAGTACGGCACCTGGGGAGATTTCACTCGATACGCTCTGCCGTGAATCCTGGGAACTCCTGCAAGGAAATGACAGCAAATGCCTCGAAGACCTGCTCTTGCTCAGCGGCTCCTCGGCAGGAGCCAGGCCAAAGGTAATGGTAGATATAGTAAACGGAGATATAGTCAAGGCAGGCTCAGGTACTGCAGATGCAGAGAGCTGGGTAGTGAAATTTCGAGCCACATCTGATCCAGCTGATATTGGGGTAATAGAGTATGCCTATAGCCTTATGGCCAAGGATGCGGGTATTGAGATTCCAGCCACAAAACTTTTCAGGACGGAGCGAGGCATGTACTTTGGTGTAAAGCGATTTGACCGCGCTGCTGGCAGGCGCATCCATGTTCACAGCCTTGCCGGATTGCTGCATGCCGACCACCGCACTCCCTGCCTGGACTATGATGATGTCCTCAAGGCCACCACACTTGTCACCCGCAGTTTTCAGGAGACGCAAAAAGCCTTTGCCCTGGCCTGCTTCAACGTGCTCTGCCACAACCGGGATGATCACAGCAAGAATTTCTCCTGCCTGCTTGACGATACCTGCCAGTGGAAGTTTGCCCCCGCATACGACCTGACTTTCTCCTATGGGCCAGGTGGTGAACACAGCACCATGGTGATGGGCGAAGGACGCAATCCTGGCAGAAAGCACCTGCTGGAGCTGGGCAAGGCCCATGGAATCAAGTCTGCAGCAGCAATACTTGAGCGGGTGCGCTCAACAGTCCTGCGCTTTAACGAGTTTGCTGATTTGGCTGGTGTGAGTGAGCAGTCAACTGCTTTGATTGAGGATTCTATCCAGCGGCAGTGCGCTCTATAG
- a CDS encoding helix-turn-helix domain-containing protein — translation MTIGSATPPETQRDLQQRFRERRLQMRLTQEGLAQRSGVSLGSLKRFEHTGQISLESLLKLALVLNCLDDFSAVCDTQNPSPRSLDELLAASKTPKRGSRT, via the coding sequence TTGACCATAGGCTCGGCAACTCCACCTGAGACTCAAAGAGACTTGCAGCAGCGCTTCCGTGAGCGTCGTCTTCAGATGAGGTTGACGCAGGAAGGCCTTGCCCAGCGCTCAGGGGTAAGCCTTGGCTCCCTGAAACGCTTTGAGCACACGGGACAGATTTCTCTGGAATCTCTCCTCAAGCTGGCCCTGGTGCTTAACTGTCTCGATGATTTTTCAGCGGTTTGCGATACGCAAAACCCCTCACCCCGATCCCTTGATGAGCTGCTGGCTGCCAGCAAAACACCTAAGCGGGGCTCCCGCACATGA
- a CDS encoding ATP-binding domain-containing protein has product MEGANYLQKQPFVGRFFTISAFKGLHAKAILLCDWNTSDHARREDLLYVGASRAQMALHLFKKST; this is encoded by the coding sequence ATGGAGGGAGCGAATTATCTGCAGAAGCAACCATTTGTCGGGCGATTTTTCACCATCAGTGCCTTCAAGGGCCTGCACGCCAAGGCCATTTTGCTGTGCGACTGGAACACTAGCGACCACGCCCGCCGCGAAGATCTGCTTTATGTCGGTGCCTCGCGGGCGCAGATGGCGTTGCACCTGTTCAAAAAGTCAACGTAA
- a CDS encoding Fic family protein, which translates to MLKRLDALKAKLDEYRPLSAGVVNNLHENMVLQWTYHSNAIEGNTLTLKETKVALEGITIGGKTLREHFEALNHRDAILFVEELASKQQPLDEWTIKCLHQLVLKNIDSDNAGRYRQINVLISGARHRPPQAEHVLEHMQSFIVWYNHDAASLHPAQRAAMVHGEFVKIHPFVDGNGRTARLLMNLELMKAGFPPAIIGFEQRLSYYEALDKAHCTGDYSEFVLLVAQYMEKSFEPYWWALGVEEEVVKLLDVL; encoded by the coding sequence ATACTCAAACGGCTTGACGCGCTGAAAGCCAAGCTCGACGAATATCGCCCCCTGAGTGCAGGTGTGGTCAATAACCTGCATGAAAATATGGTGCTGCAGTGGACCTACCACAGCAACGCCATTGAAGGGAATACCCTGACCCTCAAAGAGACCAAGGTGGCGCTGGAAGGTATCACCATTGGCGGCAAAACCCTGCGTGAGCATTTTGAGGCTCTTAACCACCGCGACGCCATTCTTTTTGTGGAGGAGCTGGCCAGCAAACAACAGCCACTGGATGAATGGACAATTAAGTGCCTGCACCAGCTGGTGCTGAAAAACATCGACAGCGACAACGCGGGGCGCTATCGGCAAATCAATGTGCTCATCTCCGGCGCTCGTCACCGCCCACCCCAGGCAGAACACGTCCTTGAGCACATGCAGAGCTTTATCGTCTGGTATAATCATGATGCCGCCAGCCTGCACCCGGCCCAGCGGGCAGCAATGGTACACGGAGAATTTGTCAAAATTCACCCCTTTGTCGATGGAAATGGCCGAACTGCGCGACTGCTGATGAATCTGGAGCTGATGAAAGCTGGCTTTCCGCCCGCTATTATAGGATTTGAGCAGCGTTTGTCATATTACGAAGCTTTAGATAAAGCTCACTGCACCGGTGACTACAGTGAGTTTGTTCTGTTGGTTGCGCAGTACATGGAGAAGAGCTTTGAGCCTTACTGGTGGGCACTGGGGGTGGAGGAGGAGGTGGTGAAGCTCCTGGATGTTCTATGA
- a CDS encoding PD-(D/E)XK nuclease family protein — protein MNIVFGTYLDSLTWSDKPAAIGELRLGPMGMLGLLETRLGLTGNYVHPARRISQYLQRMQSIDNPGAWFHRSFSADPWSTAKQMLSWRDTLVASGWQDTALPSTSARLQALGDIEAVDLPLSAGREDRLQSIALSLKSGIPAHIETLTLSEPRSILPAIWQQILALLAGQGTHIVESAVPAPQGTTTNLSAIQHALGSLNPPHIDTGDDSLLLISAETEWDAAETLARYLASAPADNSTTTLICQGSSDILDQALQRHGLPQIGASSDSPWRTALQILPLVIANCWEPVDVNRLVELLSLPSPPIRYFAARHLLSALASEPGVGGEAWKNAMEKIGSDYQTKVLDQASGNRKLPSAAEYVQQLEAFLHTERFDPATGIPYRALEERCQWLMEFLGAYADRDSLMAEALSQTSELLHVSASMNHIPRITLERMLDSVIGVGASNPLVQSHAAAYQVVHTPGQVLSPTSTTIWWNFTSNHSGSAAWWSSQERQSLAESGIILEETSAHSLRESRSWQLALQNTSKRLLLFAPRQICGETAYPHPFWDEIRSVALCGENHSHEEAILTALTRHEHQLQQQGRWSLAERRMSLTALSTADLPEPEESCTVQAGAIALGKHLSYSQMSMLIGCPMNWTLKYHAGLRAADAHSLPTGNQMIGSLCHRIVELLYAEPVKQWKPDKAAQKARELFHELTRSMAAELLLEGHEVEIRRYERAIVEAVRKLVDAICRLNLKVEEAERKLEGTLQGTPFIGFADLILRTPAGEPFVLDLKWSYATKYRKEEIEQGSALQLATYNWLMASEEPNTHTGYFLLAQGELLSDSPLLGDEALPSAVPLDTTWQMGQLSFVQSLQGLQSGRVEARGILERKLLENSDVDKLDKLQSERREEMARNKMLYIKPPCGYCDYATLCGMGGSL, from the coding sequence ATGAATATCGTGTTTGGCACATACCTGGACAGCCTGACCTGGAGCGACAAGCCCGCTGCCATAGGCGAACTGCGCCTTGGCCCCATGGGGATGCTGGGCCTCCTCGAAACCCGGCTGGGCTTGACTGGTAACTATGTTCACCCTGCGCGGCGCATCAGTCAGTACCTGCAGCGCATGCAAAGCATCGATAATCCAGGGGCCTGGTTTCACCGCTCCTTTAGCGCTGATCCATGGTCAACCGCCAAGCAGATGCTCTCCTGGCGCGATACCCTTGTCGCCAGCGGCTGGCAAGACACGGCGCTGCCGTCAACCTCTGCGCGCCTGCAGGCACTTGGTGATATCGAAGCCGTGGATCTACCCCTGTCAGCTGGTCGCGAAGATCGCCTGCAATCTATAGCCCTCAGCCTAAAATCAGGCATTCCCGCCCATATTGAAACGCTCACCCTCAGTGAGCCACGAAGTATCCTGCCTGCCATCTGGCAGCAGATTCTCGCCCTGCTGGCTGGGCAGGGTACCCACATAGTGGAGAGTGCAGTACCTGCTCCCCAGGGAACGACCACCAATCTCAGCGCCATTCAACACGCTCTTGGCAGCCTAAATCCCCCCCACATAGACACTGGTGATGACTCCCTGCTGTTGATCAGCGCCGAAACCGAGTGGGACGCCGCCGAAACCCTGGCCCGCTATCTGGCCAGTGCCCCAGCGGACAACAGCACCACGACCCTCATCTGTCAGGGAAGCAGCGATATTCTCGACCAGGCCCTGCAGCGCCACGGTCTGCCCCAAATTGGAGCCAGCAGCGATTCCCCCTGGCGCACCGCCCTGCAAATCCTGCCGCTGGTTATTGCCAACTGCTGGGAGCCGGTGGATGTTAATCGCCTGGTTGAACTCCTGAGCCTGCCCTCTCCCCCCATACGCTACTTTGCCGCCCGTCATCTGCTCTCCGCCCTGGCCAGTGAACCCGGCGTTGGCGGCGAAGCCTGGAAAAATGCCATGGAAAAGATTGGCAGCGACTATCAGACCAAGGTGCTCGATCAGGCCTCCGGCAATCGAAAGCTCCCCAGCGCTGCGGAGTATGTGCAGCAGCTTGAGGCCTTCCTGCACACAGAGCGCTTCGATCCTGCCACTGGTATTCCCTACCGTGCTCTGGAAGAGCGCTGCCAGTGGCTGATGGAATTTCTGGGGGCTTATGCCGATCGCGATTCGCTCATGGCCGAAGCCCTCAGTCAAACCAGTGAGCTGCTGCATGTGAGCGCCAGCATGAACCACATCCCCCGCATAACCCTCGAGCGCATGCTCGACTCGGTCATTGGCGTCGGTGCCAGCAACCCCCTGGTACAGAGCCACGCCGCTGCGTACCAGGTTGTCCATACCCCAGGACAGGTGCTCAGCCCCACCTCCACCACTATCTGGTGGAACTTCACCAGCAACCACTCGGGCTCTGCTGCCTGGTGGAGCTCCCAGGAGCGCCAAAGCCTGGCCGAGTCCGGCATAATACTGGAGGAGACCAGCGCCCACAGCCTGCGCGAAAGCCGCAGCTGGCAGCTGGCCCTGCAAAACACCAGCAAGCGGCTGCTGCTCTTTGCGCCGCGTCAGATTTGTGGTGAAACCGCTTACCCCCACCCCTTCTGGGATGAAATACGCAGTGTGGCCCTGTGTGGAGAAAACCACTCCCACGAAGAGGCTATCCTCACAGCCCTGACCCGTCATGAGCATCAGCTGCAGCAGCAAGGCAGATGGTCTCTGGCTGAGCGCCGCATGAGCCTGACTGCCCTCAGTACCGCTGATCTGCCCGAGCCAGAGGAGTCCTGCACCGTTCAGGCTGGAGCCATTGCCCTTGGCAAGCACCTCTCGTACAGCCAGATGAGCATGCTCATCGGCTGCCCCATGAACTGGACCCTCAAATACCACGCCGGACTGCGGGCTGCCGACGCCCACAGTCTGCCCACCGGCAACCAGATGATCGGCTCCCTGTGCCACCGCATTGTCGAGCTGCTGTACGCCGAACCAGTAAAACAGTGGAAGCCGGACAAAGCCGCCCAGAAGGCCAGAGAGCTCTTCCATGAACTTACCCGCTCCATGGCCGCAGAGCTTCTGCTGGAAGGCCACGAAGTGGAGATTCGACGCTACGAGCGAGCCATTGTGGAAGCCGTGCGTAAACTGGTGGATGCCATCTGCCGCCTGAACCTCAAGGTTGAAGAGGCCGAGCGCAAGCTTGAAGGCACTCTGCAGGGCACTCCCTTTATCGGCTTTGCCGACCTGATACTGCGCACTCCCGCCGGTGAACCCTTTGTGCTGGACCTCAAATGGTCCTACGCCACCAAATATCGCAAAGAAGAGATCGAGCAGGGCTCGGCCCTGCAACTGGCCACCTACAATTGGCTCATGGCCAGTGAGGAACCGAACACCCACACCGGCTACTTCCTGCTGGCCCAGGGAGAGCTCCTGAGCGACAGTCCGTTGCTGGGAGATGAGGCCCTGCCAAGCGCCGTGCCTCTGGACACCACCTGGCAGATGGGGCAGCTGAGCTTTGTGCAAAGCCTGCAGGGGCTCCAGAGTGGCCGGGTGGAAGCACGGGGCATCCTGGAGCGCAAACTGCTGGAGAACTCAGATGTGGATAAGCTTGACAAACTCCAGAGTGAACGGCGAGAGGAGATGGCCCGCAACAAGATGCTCTATATCAAACCACCTTGCGGCTACTGCGACTATGCCACCCTCTGTGGAATGGGAGGAAGTCTGTGA